In Leptospira bouyouniensis, the following proteins share a genomic window:
- a CDS encoding LLM class flavin-dependent oxidoreductase, producing the protein MNPIPNAPAIRSEDNSVEVAWFCDLCNGDYEFLGVPDGDLRSSFEHCADIIRTADELGYQNILLPSSYQTGQDTLTFAAAASQFTKQISLLTAIRCGEIHPPMLARTLSTLDHMLKGRLNINIISSDLPGTIKDSKTRFEISKEVIQILQQGWTRDHIKFEGKHYQFDLTSDPVKSYQVNGGPLLYFGGISPDARALCAEFCDVFLMWPETEERLADTMKDLSERAATFGRKIDFGLRIHLIVRDTENEAKEAAKRLLSKLDIDKANDIKHRALDSHSAGVLRQDELRKQADSELFIEPMIWSGIGLARSGCGSAIVGTPEQVYEKIQRYIKMGIRAFIFSGYPLIEESKLFANKVLPQIKTVNFAEAQGRKPKEIPITPLTTGVRK; encoded by the coding sequence ATGAATCCGATTCCAAACGCACCCGCCATTCGATCCGAAGATAACTCTGTAGAAGTTGCTTGGTTTTGTGACCTTTGCAATGGAGATTATGAATTTTTAGGAGTCCCGGATGGGGATTTACGTTCTAGTTTTGAACATTGCGCCGATATCATTCGAACAGCTGATGAATTGGGGTATCAAAATATTCTTTTACCTTCTTCTTACCAAACAGGGCAAGACACTCTTACTTTTGCTGCCGCTGCATCTCAATTCACGAAACAAATTTCTCTCCTAACTGCGATTCGGTGTGGGGAAATCCATCCTCCTATGCTTGCAAGAACTCTTTCAACATTGGATCATATGTTAAAAGGTAGACTCAATATTAATATTATTTCGTCTGATTTGCCAGGCACAATTAAAGATAGCAAAACAAGATTTGAAATCTCTAAAGAAGTGATCCAAATCTTACAGCAAGGTTGGACAAGAGATCATATCAAATTCGAAGGGAAACACTACCAATTTGATTTAACATCAGATCCAGTAAAGTCATATCAAGTGAACGGTGGACCATTATTGTACTTCGGTGGGATCTCTCCAGATGCAAGGGCGTTATGCGCAGAATTTTGTGATGTATTCCTTATGTGGCCGGAGACAGAAGAACGTTTAGCTGATACAATGAAAGATTTAAGTGAACGTGCTGCCACATTTGGAAGAAAGATCGATTTTGGATTAAGAATCCATTTGATCGTAAGAGATACAGAAAATGAAGCAAAGGAAGCCGCAAAACGTCTGTTATCAAAGCTTGATATTGATAAAGCCAATGATATCAAACATCGAGCTTTGGATTCCCATTCAGCAGGTGTATTACGCCAAGATGAACTAAGAAAACAAGCAGACTCAGAACTTTTTATTGAACCTATGATTTGGTCGGGCATTGGTCTCGCAAGATCTGGTTGTGGTTCTGCTATCGTAGGCACACCTGAACAAGTTTATGAAAAAATCCAACGATACATCAAAATGGGAATACGAGCTTTTATCTTTTCTGGTTATCCTTTAATCGAAGAATCAAAGTTATTTGCAAATAAAGTTTTACCACAAATCAAAACTGTTAATTTTGC